A window of the Anthonomus grandis grandis chromosome 9, icAntGran1.3, whole genome shotgun sequence genome harbors these coding sequences:
- the LOC126740767 gene encoding max-binding protein MNT-like isoform X2: protein MGSKKMELLPKNTRSLSNVKIILFQPLSSGPAGVEQTKMSLSTLLEAAKFLEMQEEEQRQQHMASTMEVESPPSGLVTIRPVNGAGGAQPVQNGTSGNLTQTFTLQPVKILNATSNNVTATTIGNVQGQQPQTTQAVPVVISSNNISSTFLQGPVSFATASPTINSPQNGTSINNNASPPHSKKEQDGHISSTTVTQGGQRYRIMQNSFDIMNPLIIDESGTTDKKIKQPPMVFRSGTREVHNKLEKHRRAHLKECFDILKKQLPSNGEEKKTSNLSILHSALKYIQSLKKREREYEHEMERLAREKIHFQQRLASLRKDSHFDNDFSRLIPEIPSSTTSITQNGKNEISPSHPSQSPNTRIVSPTYTVEQIKGTSKSVKVEDCYSDYVEDRGVVATPLNNVVSVGSIVTVASSHSAAATVSSSGLKTEASSSPVINQTNSVITTTNGESKISAIPILSKTHLPIVTTAAQVPVTNGKEVAQSVQTTGISVLPMPYPVNPGLVLQKVAIVPHKGLTTDLAPLMPTHFITTPQQLRINGQINGKVVPLTQYIVKPMVVVSTASPRPGS from the exons ATGGGTTCGAAAAAGATGgaacttttaccaaaaaatacgAGGTCACTCTCGAACGTGAAAATCATCTTGTTTCAGCCCCTGTCGTCGGGTCCGGCCGGTGTCGAGCAAACCAAAATGAGCCTAAGTACCCTACTGGAGGCGGCCAAGTTTCTGGAGATGCAGGAGGAGGAACAGAGGCAACAGCACATGGCCTCCACAATGGAGGTGGAGTCGCCACCAAGTGGTTTGGTCACCATTCGACCAGTTAATGGGGCTGGTGGGGCGCAACCTGTACAGAATGGG aCAAGCGGAAACTTAACCCAAACTTTTACACTGCAGCCGGTTAAGATCCTAAATGCAACATCAAACAATGTAACTGCAACAACTATCGGAAACGTGCAAGGCCAACAACCACAAACCACTCAGGCAGTTCCCGTTGTTATCTCTAGTAACAACATCTCTTCTACTTTTTTACAAG gTCCAGTTTCTTTTGCAACAGCCAGTCCAACAATAAACAGTCCCCAAAATGGCACATCCATTAATAATAACGCGAGTCCGCCCCATTCGAAGAAAGAACAAGACGGTCATATTTCGAGTACCACGGTGACGCAAGGGGGGCAAAGGTATAGGATCATGCAGAATTCGTTTGACATTATGAATCCGTTAATTATTGACGAAAGTGGTACCAcggataaaaaaattaagcagcCACCGATGGTTTTTAGATCTG GTACAAGAGAAGTTCATAACAAACTTGAAAAGCATCGGCGGGCGCACCTGAAAGAATGTTTCGACATACTGAAAAAGCAGTTACCATCAAACGGCGAAGAGAAAAAAACGTCTAATTTAAGTATTCTACATTCAGCATTAAA gtatattCAATCACTGAAAAAACGGGAACGAGAATACGAACACGAGATGGAGCGGCTGGCCCgtgaaaaaatccattttcAGCAAAGACTGGCGTCGTTACGGAAAGATTCCCATTTTGATAATGATTTTTCCCGGCTCATTCCCGAGATTCCTTCTAGCACCACAAGTATTACCCAAAACGGAAAAAACGAGATCAGTCCGAG tcacCCTTCACAAAGTCCAAACACCCGAATAGTCAGTCCTACGTACACCGTCGAGCAAATCAAAGGAACTTCGAAAAGCGTCAAAGTGGAGGATTGCTACAGCGACTACGTCGAGGACCGAGGCGTCGTCGCGACGCCATTAAACAACGTCGTCAGTGTCGGTAGCATCGTGACTGTCGCGAGCTCGCACTCAGCGGCCGCAACAGTGTCGAGCTCGGGTTTAAAGACCGAGGCCAGTTCCAGTCCTGTGATAAATCAGACCAACTCTGTGATAACTACCACGAACGGGGAGAGCAAGATTTCGGCCATTCCTATTTTGAGCAAGACCCATTTGCCTATTGTTACTACTGCTGCGCAGGTACCGGTTACCAATGGGAAAGAG gtgGCTCAGTCAGTACAAACCACCGGCATCTCAGTCCTGCCTATGCCTTACCCCGTAAACCCTGGCCTAGTGCTACAAAAGGTGGCCATAGTGCCACACAAAGGGTTGACAACGGACTTGGCACCTTTGATGCCCACCCATTTTATAACGACCCCACAGCAATTAA GAATCAACGGTCAAATCAACGGAAAAGTTGTGCCTTTAACTCAGTACATAGTGAAGCCGATGGTTGTTGTGAGTACTGCCAGTCCCCGTCCTGGGAGCTAG
- the LOC126740767 gene encoding max-binding protein MNT-like isoform X1 has translation MGSKKMELLPKNTRSLSNVKIILFQPLSSGPAGVEQTKMSLSTLLEAAKFLEMQEEEQRQQHMASTMEVESPPSGLVTIRPVNGAGGAQPVQNGTSGNLTQTFTLQPVKILNATSNNVTATTIGNVQGQQPQTTQAVPVVISSNNISSTFLQGPVSFATASPTINSPQNGTSINNNASPPHSKKEQDGHISSTTVTQGGQRYRIMQNSFDIMNPLIIDESGTTDKKIKQPPMVFRSGTREVHNKLEKHRRAHLKECFDILKKQLPSNGEEKKTSNLSILHSALKYIQSLKKREREYEHEMERLAREKIHFQQRLASLRKDSHFDNDFSRLIPEIPSSTTSITQNGKNEISPSHPSQSPNTRIVSPTYTVEQIKGTSKSVKVEDCYSDYVEDRGVVATPLNNVVSVGSIVTVASSHSAAATVSSSGLKTEASSSPVINQTNSVITTTNGESKISAIPILSKTHLPIVTTAAQVPVTNGKEVAQSVQTTGISVLPMPYPVNPGLVLQKVAIVPHKGLTTDLAPLMPTHFITTPQQLSGINGQINGKVVPLTQYIVKPMVVVSTASPRPGS, from the exons ATGGGTTCGAAAAAGATGgaacttttaccaaaaaatacgAGGTCACTCTCGAACGTGAAAATCATCTTGTTTCAGCCCCTGTCGTCGGGTCCGGCCGGTGTCGAGCAAACCAAAATGAGCCTAAGTACCCTACTGGAGGCGGCCAAGTTTCTGGAGATGCAGGAGGAGGAACAGAGGCAACAGCACATGGCCTCCACAATGGAGGTGGAGTCGCCACCAAGTGGTTTGGTCACCATTCGACCAGTTAATGGGGCTGGTGGGGCGCAACCTGTACAGAATGGG aCAAGCGGAAACTTAACCCAAACTTTTACACTGCAGCCGGTTAAGATCCTAAATGCAACATCAAACAATGTAACTGCAACAACTATCGGAAACGTGCAAGGCCAACAACCACAAACCACTCAGGCAGTTCCCGTTGTTATCTCTAGTAACAACATCTCTTCTACTTTTTTACAAG gTCCAGTTTCTTTTGCAACAGCCAGTCCAACAATAAACAGTCCCCAAAATGGCACATCCATTAATAATAACGCGAGTCCGCCCCATTCGAAGAAAGAACAAGACGGTCATATTTCGAGTACCACGGTGACGCAAGGGGGGCAAAGGTATAGGATCATGCAGAATTCGTTTGACATTATGAATCCGTTAATTATTGACGAAAGTGGTACCAcggataaaaaaattaagcagcCACCGATGGTTTTTAGATCTG GTACAAGAGAAGTTCATAACAAACTTGAAAAGCATCGGCGGGCGCACCTGAAAGAATGTTTCGACATACTGAAAAAGCAGTTACCATCAAACGGCGAAGAGAAAAAAACGTCTAATTTAAGTATTCTACATTCAGCATTAAA gtatattCAATCACTGAAAAAACGGGAACGAGAATACGAACACGAGATGGAGCGGCTGGCCCgtgaaaaaatccattttcAGCAAAGACTGGCGTCGTTACGGAAAGATTCCCATTTTGATAATGATTTTTCCCGGCTCATTCCCGAGATTCCTTCTAGCACCACAAGTATTACCCAAAACGGAAAAAACGAGATCAGTCCGAG tcacCCTTCACAAAGTCCAAACACCCGAATAGTCAGTCCTACGTACACCGTCGAGCAAATCAAAGGAACTTCGAAAAGCGTCAAAGTGGAGGATTGCTACAGCGACTACGTCGAGGACCGAGGCGTCGTCGCGACGCCATTAAACAACGTCGTCAGTGTCGGTAGCATCGTGACTGTCGCGAGCTCGCACTCAGCGGCCGCAACAGTGTCGAGCTCGGGTTTAAAGACCGAGGCCAGTTCCAGTCCTGTGATAAATCAGACCAACTCTGTGATAACTACCACGAACGGGGAGAGCAAGATTTCGGCCATTCCTATTTTGAGCAAGACCCATTTGCCTATTGTTACTACTGCTGCGCAGGTACCGGTTACCAATGGGAAAGAG gtgGCTCAGTCAGTACAAACCACCGGCATCTCAGTCCTGCCTATGCCTTACCCCGTAAACCCTGGCCTAGTGCTACAAAAGGTGGCCATAGTGCCACACAAAGGGTTGACAACGGACTTGGCACCTTTGATGCCCACCCATTTTATAACGACCCCACAGCAATTAAGTG GAATCAACGGTCAAATCAACGGAAAAGTTGTGCCTTTAACTCAGTACATAGTGAAGCCGATGGTTGTTGTGAGTACTGCCAGTCCCCGTCCTGGGAGCTAG
- the LOC126740767 gene encoding max-binding protein MNT-like isoform X3 — MSLSTLLEAAKFLEMQEEEQRQQHMASTMEVESPPSGLVTIRPVNGAGGAQPVQNGTSGNLTQTFTLQPVKILNATSNNVTATTIGNVQGQQPQTTQAVPVVISSNNISSTFLQGPVSFATASPTINSPQNGTSINNNASPPHSKKEQDGHISSTTVTQGGQRYRIMQNSFDIMNPLIIDESGTTDKKIKQPPMVFRSGTREVHNKLEKHRRAHLKECFDILKKQLPSNGEEKKTSNLSILHSALKYIQSLKKREREYEHEMERLAREKIHFQQRLASLRKDSHFDNDFSRLIPEIPSSTTSITQNGKNEISPSHPSQSPNTRIVSPTYTVEQIKGTSKSVKVEDCYSDYVEDRGVVATPLNNVVSVGSIVTVASSHSAAATVSSSGLKTEASSSPVINQTNSVITTTNGESKISAIPILSKTHLPIVTTAAQVPVTNGKEVAQSVQTTGISVLPMPYPVNPGLVLQKVAIVPHKGLTTDLAPLMPTHFITTPQQLSGINGQINGKVVPLTQYIVKPMVVVSTASPRPGS, encoded by the exons ATGAGCCTAAGTACCCTACTGGAGGCGGCCAAGTTTCTGGAGATGCAGGAGGAGGAACAGAGGCAACAGCACATGGCCTCCACAATGGAGGTGGAGTCGCCACCAAGTGGTTTGGTCACCATTCGACCAGTTAATGGGGCTGGTGGGGCGCAACCTGTACAGAATGGG aCAAGCGGAAACTTAACCCAAACTTTTACACTGCAGCCGGTTAAGATCCTAAATGCAACATCAAACAATGTAACTGCAACAACTATCGGAAACGTGCAAGGCCAACAACCACAAACCACTCAGGCAGTTCCCGTTGTTATCTCTAGTAACAACATCTCTTCTACTTTTTTACAAG gTCCAGTTTCTTTTGCAACAGCCAGTCCAACAATAAACAGTCCCCAAAATGGCACATCCATTAATAATAACGCGAGTCCGCCCCATTCGAAGAAAGAACAAGACGGTCATATTTCGAGTACCACGGTGACGCAAGGGGGGCAAAGGTATAGGATCATGCAGAATTCGTTTGACATTATGAATCCGTTAATTATTGACGAAAGTGGTACCAcggataaaaaaattaagcagcCACCGATGGTTTTTAGATCTG GTACAAGAGAAGTTCATAACAAACTTGAAAAGCATCGGCGGGCGCACCTGAAAGAATGTTTCGACATACTGAAAAAGCAGTTACCATCAAACGGCGAAGAGAAAAAAACGTCTAATTTAAGTATTCTACATTCAGCATTAAA gtatattCAATCACTGAAAAAACGGGAACGAGAATACGAACACGAGATGGAGCGGCTGGCCCgtgaaaaaatccattttcAGCAAAGACTGGCGTCGTTACGGAAAGATTCCCATTTTGATAATGATTTTTCCCGGCTCATTCCCGAGATTCCTTCTAGCACCACAAGTATTACCCAAAACGGAAAAAACGAGATCAGTCCGAG tcacCCTTCACAAAGTCCAAACACCCGAATAGTCAGTCCTACGTACACCGTCGAGCAAATCAAAGGAACTTCGAAAAGCGTCAAAGTGGAGGATTGCTACAGCGACTACGTCGAGGACCGAGGCGTCGTCGCGACGCCATTAAACAACGTCGTCAGTGTCGGTAGCATCGTGACTGTCGCGAGCTCGCACTCAGCGGCCGCAACAGTGTCGAGCTCGGGTTTAAAGACCGAGGCCAGTTCCAGTCCTGTGATAAATCAGACCAACTCTGTGATAACTACCACGAACGGGGAGAGCAAGATTTCGGCCATTCCTATTTTGAGCAAGACCCATTTGCCTATTGTTACTACTGCTGCGCAGGTACCGGTTACCAATGGGAAAGAG gtgGCTCAGTCAGTACAAACCACCGGCATCTCAGTCCTGCCTATGCCTTACCCCGTAAACCCTGGCCTAGTGCTACAAAAGGTGGCCATAGTGCCACACAAAGGGTTGACAACGGACTTGGCACCTTTGATGCCCACCCATTTTATAACGACCCCACAGCAATTAAGTG GAATCAACGGTCAAATCAACGGAAAAGTTGTGCCTTTAACTCAGTACATAGTGAAGCCGATGGTTGTTGTGAGTACTGCCAGTCCCCGTCCTGGGAGCTAG